In Mycolicibacterium aubagnense, the DNA window GGCGAGCTCGCACAGTCGGGCTGCCGCATTGACCGGTTCGCCGATCACCGTGTACTCGAATCGCTCCTTGGCCCCGACATTGCCGGCCACCACCGTCCCGGCGGCGACGCCGAGCCCGGCTTGGAGCTCGGGCACCTCGTCTCGCAATCGCGATGCGATGGCGCGGGCGGCGGCCAGCGCGTCACCCTCGGTGCACTGCAGTGACACCGGCGCTCCGAACACTGCCAGCACCGCGTCGCCCTCGAATTTGTTGACGAACCCGTGGTGACGGTCCACCTCGTCGACGATCACGGCGAAGAACCGGTTCAGCAGCTCGACGACCTCGCCGGCCGGGCGACTGGTCACCAGTTGGGTGGAGCCGATGACGTCGACGAAGATCACCGCCGCGTGACGTTCTTCGCCGCCCAGTTCTGGTCTCTCCAGCTCGGCGAGGGCAGCGACCTCACGACCGACGTGGCGGCCGAACAGATCGCGCACCCGTTCACGTTCCCGCAGCCCGTGCACCATCGAGTTGAATCCGCGTTGCAGCTGGCCCAATTCGGTGCCGTCGAAGACCACGAGATCCGTGGTCAGGTCGCCCCGCTCGACACGGCTCAGCGCCTGTCGCACAATCCGGATCGGGCTGGTGGTCAGCCACGCCACGATCCACATCAACAACGCGCCGAACACCAGCGCGAACACCGCCAGGCCCAGTACGGCGAAGGCGAACTGGGTTGGGGTGAGCGTGCTTTGGGTCAGCGCGAACACCGCGGCCAAAAGTACGCCGAGCATTGGCACGCCCGAGCCGAACGCCCACACCGCCATGGTTCGGCCCATGATCCCGGGTGCCAGCCGGGAGGGCGGTCGCCCGGCCTGAAGGGCGTCGGCGGCGACCGGCCGCAGCGCGAACTCGGTGTAGAGGTAGCAGCTGGTGGATACGACGATGCCGGGGAACGTGA includes these proteins:
- a CDS encoding adenylate/guanylate cyclase domain-containing protein — encoded protein: MTADQAGRTRLVRLREAITPRTSLQATPEYGSWILGRVSETQRRRRIRIQLILTTFVVVANMIGVGVSILVETVLFPTPNVFGSDVWWITAIVTPACILLAFLVGVVWATNRVIQSVRWAIEERTPTVEDQRNTFRAPGQLTRVLLCLWGAGAALLTTLYALHDAQFIPKLLLGVTFPGIVVSTSCYLYTEFALRPVAADALQAGRPPSRLAPGIMGRTMAVWAFGSGVPMLGVLLAAVFALTQSTLTPTQFAFAVLGLAVFALVFGALLMWIVAWLTTSPIRIVRQALSRVERGDLTTDLVVFDGTELGQLQRGFNSMVHGLRERERVRDLFGRHVGREVAALAELERPELGGEERHAAVIFVDVIGSTQLVTSRPAGEVVELLNRFFAVIVDEVDRHHGFVNKFEGDAVLAVFGAPVSLQCTEGDALAAARAIASRLRDEVPELQAGLGVAAGTVVAGNVGAKERFEYTVIGEPVNAAARLCELAKSVPGHLAIAADMLDAVSESESAHWALGDTVTLRGLSEPTRLAVLA